The Pagrus major chromosome 17, Pma_NU_1.0 genome includes a region encoding these proteins:
- the esrp1 gene encoding epithelial splicing regulatory protein 1, with amino-acid sequence MTAQVDYLVVAFTATSGASGELLGSDEKELVQLVWQLVDVKNKKLGKVNELLIKPDPLDSTEEKEEEEEEDVVEESMEEKSGSKADCVTTATSLETALNLFHLQLTNEVNSAGAGTSVCLCTDGQLHIRQVIHPEAASKNILVPECFYSFFDLRKEFKRHFPTSDLKALNVHTMAESLSISADVPTMWDPSATLEPTTPLPPEIGVQQVQAMASIVLALLSEPFSHTFSNQERVSEKFETGTCSKMEKVCDNTVIRARGLPWQSSDQDIARFFRGLNIAKGGAALCLNAQGRRNGEALVRFVSEEHRDLALQRHKHHMGNRYIEVYKATGEDFLKIAGGTSNEVAMFLSREDQIIVRMRGLPFTATHEQVLSFFSPGEGLKEACPVSGGKDGILFVRYPDGRPTGDAFVLFACEEHAQCALRKHKEILGRRYIELFKSTAAEVQQVLNRYSSAPLIPVAPAPLVSVLPTVSLLPPPGSMRDCLRLRGLPYTASIEDILTFLGEFTHDIRPHGVHMVLNQQGRPSGDCFIQMTSAERAIQASQRLHKQVMSSQRGSNSRYVEVFPCSAEEMGLVLMGGSLSHTHTHTHTRTRSGTGLSPPPCKSRRLSPPSYSFAPAPPVLSTEAAAALYPPMGQVLLSPRPLPPAHAFYPASAQLYMNYAAYYPSPPGSPTTLGFFPSPSSLSSPGGLVRMPGLTYNSNGVKDLINAVQGYQYAPEDALMHAHGHVHAHDPTGTLLTQPKEWSPAESVSLLSSSLIGQSSGGDAPLMSLPALMTKPAAGQYLDLTLL; translated from the exons atgacGGCGCAGGTAGACTACCTGGTGGTGGCTTTCACCGCCACATCTGGCGCGAGCGGAGAGCTGCTGGGGTCTGACGAGAAGGAGCTCGTGCAGCTGGTTTGGCAGCTGGTGGATGTAAAGaacaaaaag TTGGGCAAGGTGAATGAGCTCCTCATTAAGCCTGACCCCTTAGACTccacagaggagaaggaagaggaggaggaggaggatgtggtgGAGGAAAGCATGGAGGAGAAGAGTGGATCCAAAGCAGACTGTGTCACAACAGCGACAAGTCTTGAGACGGCTTTAAACCTG TTTCATCTACAACTGACAAACGAGGTGAACAGCGCGGGCGCAGGCACgtcggtgtgtttgtgtacagacGGGCAGCTCCACATCCGCCAAGTGATTCACCCCGAGGCCGCGAGCAAG AACATCCTGGTCCCAGAGTGTTTCTACTCGTTCTTTGACCTTCGGAAGGAGTTCAAGAGGCACTTCCCCACATCCGACCTCAAGGCTCTGAATGTACACACCATGGCAGAGT ctctcagTATATCTGCTGATGTCCCCACCATGTGGGATCCCTCAGCCACACTGGAGCCGACAACCCCACTGCCACCAGAAATCGGAGTACAGCAGGTCCAGGCTATGGCCAGCATTGTCCTCGCTCTGCTTTCTGAGCCTTTCA GTCACACATTTTCCAATCAGGAGAGAGTTAGCGAGAAGTTTGAGACCGGCACTTG cagtaaGATGGAGAAAGTGTGCGACAACACTGTGATCAGAGCCAGAGGGCTGCCATGGCAGTCTTCTGACCAGGACATCGCTCGATTCTTCAGAGGACTCAACATTGCCAA AGGAGGGGCTGCATTGTGCCTTAATGCTCAGGGGAGGAGAAATGGAGAAGCTCTTGTTCGTTTTGTCAGTGAGGAGCACAGAGACCTGgcgctgcagagacacaaacaccacaTGGGCAACAGATACATAGAG GTTTACAAAGCAACAGGCGAGGACTTCCTGAAGATAGCAGGAG GTACCTCCAATGAGGTAGCAATGTTCCTGTCCCGTGAGGACCAGATCATAGTGAGGATGCGAGGTCTTCCTTTCACAGCCACACACGAGCAGGTGCTCAGTTTCTTCTCTCCGggggagggccttaaagaggcATGTCCGGTCAGCGGAGGGAAGGACGGCATCCTATTTGTCCGCTATCCAGACGGACGTCCCACTGGCGAtgcctttgttttatttgcctGTGAGGAACATGCCCAGTGCGCTCTGAGGAAACACAAGGAAATCCTGGGGAGGAGATACATTGAGTTGTTTAAAAGCACCGCAGCAGAGGTTCAACAG gtGCTGAACCGGTACTCGTCGGCCCCTCTGATCCCCGTGGCCCCTGCCCCCTTGGTGTCAGTGCTGCCGACGGTCTCTCTCCTGCCCCCCCCTGGTAGTATGAGGGACTGCCTGAGGCTGAGGGGGCTGCCATACACAGCGAGCATAGAAGACATCCTCACCTTCCTGGGCGAGTTTACACACGATATCAGACCACATGGCGTGCACATGGTCCTCAACCAGCAG GGTCGTCCGTCAGGTGACTGCTTCATCCAGATGACCTCAGCAGAGCGAGCTATTCAGGCCTCGCAGCGGCTCCACAAACAAGTGATGTCCAGCCAGCGTGGGTCCAACAGCCGCTACGTGGAGGTGTTCCCCTGCAGCGCTGAGGAGATGGGCCTGGTGCTGATGGGAGgctcgctctcacacacacatacacacacacacacccggaCCAGGAGTGGGACAGGGCTCAGCCCGCCGCCATGTAAGTCAAGAC GTTTGTCTCCTCCATCCTACTCCTTCGCCCCGGCTCCACCTGTCCTGTCcacagaggctgctgctgccctctACCCTCCCATGGGCCAGGTGTTGCTGAGCCCGCGCCCTTTGCCCCCAGCACATGCCTTCTACCCCGCTTCAGCTCAGCTATACATGAACTACGCAGCTTACTACCCCAG TCCACCTGGCTCACCTACCACTCTAGGTTtcttcccctccccctcctccctctcctccccagGGGGGTTGGTGCGCATGCCAGGCCTGACCTACAACAGCAACGGAGTCAAAGACCTCATTAATGCCGTGCAGGGATACCAG TATGCCCCCGAGGATGCTCTCATGCACGCTCACGGGCATGTGCATGCTCACGACCCGACCGGGACATTACTTACACAGCCCAAAGAATGG AGTCCCGCGGAGTCCGTTTCTCTCCTGAGCAGCAGTCTGATCGGTCAGTCCAGTGGAGGCGACGCTCCTCTCATGTCCCTCCCCGCTCTCATGACCAAGCCGGCAGCAGGGCAATACCTGGACCTGACCCTGCTGTAG